A region from the Arthrobacter gengyunqii genome encodes:
- a CDS encoding glycosyltransferase family 4 protein — MSSPQLVRNARLMASTAAKHFTDDPIVLLALASQRLPSSWMSKIGPVARLLPRQLLLRSLLSLVAGDQKELQAQLTAAQNKPDTRSAHKVRLANIALAAGLPDAASSLLSGASPTKASVAPSIARLRWYNGDMQGAVEALKDISGRRALHMRNRLESERQVFHGWQPSLSSVEGYKPTAETVLHVLTNSLPHTGSGYAQRSHSVLKAQRQSGWNVHAVTRPGYPVQLGMFAARSSDVIDDVVYHRILPATLPEGMAARLQYQAEQTLQLALTVRPSVLHTTTHFVNAVVTAAVAEALGIPWVYEVRGQLADTWASPRGAEARTSERYLAFVARESEATLRADQCATLGSEMKSAIIVRESDGPEIELLPNGVGEAFLDAPMKAMAARQRLGLPVEGVFVGTVSSLVDYEGLDDLIGAFAELAKSNDALMCLIVGGGAAEASLRQQAKESGFTHRIIFTGRVDRKLAHLYHQALDIFVVPRKDSHVTRSVTPLKPVEALASSRPVVFSALPALQETIRDGVEGIAVEPSNRSELAGALGSLAEDARLRHRMGAAGRERILAERTWTAVAFQTTVMYERLKVSQ; from the coding sequence GTGAGCTCCCCGCAACTGGTCCGCAACGCCCGCCTTATGGCGTCGACCGCGGCCAAGCACTTCACTGATGATCCAATTGTCCTGCTGGCACTCGCATCGCAACGCCTCCCGAGTAGCTGGATGTCCAAAATTGGCCCCGTGGCCCGGCTGCTGCCTCGCCAGCTACTATTACGGTCGCTCTTGAGTTTGGTCGCCGGTGATCAAAAGGAGCTGCAAGCGCAACTCACAGCTGCGCAAAACAAGCCCGATACGCGATCTGCGCATAAAGTTCGGCTGGCCAACATTGCGCTTGCCGCAGGGTTGCCTGATGCTGCATCGAGTCTTTTGAGCGGCGCTTCCCCGACCAAGGCAAGTGTGGCCCCGTCCATCGCCCGCCTGCGCTGGTACAACGGCGACATGCAGGGCGCAGTGGAGGCCCTGAAGGACATATCCGGCAGGCGTGCCCTTCACATGCGCAACAGGCTGGAGAGCGAACGTCAAGTTTTTCACGGGTGGCAGCCTTCCCTCAGCAGTGTTGAGGGTTACAAGCCCACGGCCGAAACTGTCCTGCATGTCCTCACGAACTCATTGCCGCACACCGGCAGCGGTTACGCCCAGCGCTCCCACTCGGTCCTGAAGGCTCAGCGGCAGTCCGGCTGGAACGTTCATGCTGTAACGCGTCCGGGATACCCGGTCCAGCTGGGGATGTTTGCAGCCAGGAGCAGCGATGTCATCGACGATGTGGTGTACCACCGCATACTCCCTGCCACGCTTCCGGAAGGAATGGCGGCACGTCTGCAGTATCAAGCAGAGCAAACCTTGCAGCTGGCTCTGACGGTTCGCCCGTCTGTGTTGCACACCACAACCCACTTTGTGAATGCTGTGGTCACCGCTGCAGTGGCTGAGGCACTGGGAATCCCGTGGGTGTATGAAGTGCGGGGACAGCTGGCGGATACCTGGGCCTCACCCAGGGGTGCGGAAGCGAGGACGAGCGAGCGGTATCTGGCCTTCGTTGCCAGGGAGTCGGAAGCCACGCTGAGAGCAGACCAATGTGCGACTTTGGGTAGCGAGATGAAATCCGCGATTATTGTTCGTGAATCGGACGGCCCTGAGATAGAGCTGTTGCCCAATGGGGTCGGAGAAGCGTTTCTTGACGCGCCCATGAAGGCAATGGCCGCGCGCCAGCGACTCGGTCTCCCCGTCGAAGGAGTCTTTGTCGGGACGGTGAGCAGCTTGGTCGACTATGAGGGCTTGGACGATCTCATTGGCGCATTCGCCGAGTTGGCCAAGAGCAACGATGCCCTGATGTGTCTGATTGTCGGCGGCGGTGCAGCGGAGGCATCCCTGCGACAACAGGCCAAGGAATCCGGCTTCACCCACAGGATCATTTTCACGGGCAGAGTCGACAGGAAACTGGCTCACCTGTATCACCAGGCGCTGGATATCTTTGTTGTCCCGCGCAAAGACAGCCACGTCACGCGGTCGGTGACCCCGTTGAAGCCTGTCGAAGCACTGGCGTCGAGCCGCCCCGTGGTGTTTAGCGCTCTGCCTGCGCTGCAGGAAACCATCAGGGATGGAGTCGAGGGGATCGCTGTGGAACCCAGCAACCGGAGTGAATTAGCTGGTGCCCTTGGTTCTCTTGCAGAAGATGCCCGACTCCGTCACCGGATGGGCGCTGCCGGCAGGGAGCGGATCCTGGCCGAACGAACGTGGACCGCCGTAGCGTTTCAAACCACAGTAATGTACGAACGATTGAAGGTAAGTCAGTGA
- a CDS encoding D-alanine--D-alanine ligase family protein: MSETTRGEAHGRRPRVAVLFGGRSSEHAVSCVTAAGVLEAIDRTKYDVVPVGIARNGQWSLVSADPASWSLRSESLPEVTPGEQSVVLSADGTGSELVAHADGTLPRSLGRIDVVFPVLHGPFGEDGTLQGMLEMADIRYVGAGVLASAVGMDKHYMKVVFEAAGLKVGPYEVITDRQWEKDSESCLERASQLAFPLFVKPARAGSSMGITRVTNPANLRAAIETARGHDPKVVVEAGIVGREIEVAVLQGRGTEDPRTSSPGEIAVQNGGHEWYDFEAKYVDGAAAELSCPADLPEDIEARVRDLAGLAFEAVGGEGLSRVDFFYTPAGNLIINEINTMPGFTPISMYPQMWAKSGLQYTELIDELISLALERKTGLR; encoded by the coding sequence ATCTCCGAGACAACCCGCGGCGAAGCCCACGGCAGACGCCCCCGCGTGGCCGTGCTCTTTGGCGGGCGCTCCAGTGAGCACGCGGTGAGCTGCGTGACGGCTGCCGGTGTGCTGGAGGCCATTGACCGCACCAAATACGACGTCGTTCCGGTGGGTATTGCCCGCAACGGGCAGTGGTCGCTGGTGTCAGCTGACCCGGCGTCCTGGTCGCTGCGCTCGGAATCCCTTCCGGAGGTAACTCCCGGCGAGCAGAGCGTGGTCCTGTCCGCGGACGGCACCGGCTCGGAGCTGGTGGCCCACGCCGACGGAACGCTGCCGCGAAGCCTGGGCCGCATCGACGTCGTCTTCCCCGTGCTGCACGGGCCTTTCGGCGAAGACGGAACCCTGCAGGGCATGCTGGAAATGGCTGACATCCGCTACGTAGGTGCCGGCGTTCTTGCGTCCGCCGTCGGTATGGACAAGCACTACATGAAGGTGGTGTTTGAGGCTGCCGGGCTGAAGGTTGGCCCCTACGAGGTCATCACCGACCGGCAGTGGGAAAAAGACTCCGAGTCCTGCCTGGAGCGTGCCTCCCAGCTGGCCTTTCCGCTGTTCGTCAAACCCGCCCGGGCCGGTTCCTCCATGGGCATCACCCGGGTCACCAACCCCGCGAACCTGCGTGCCGCCATCGAGACGGCACGCGGGCACGACCCCAAAGTGGTGGTGGAAGCCGGCATCGTCGGACGTGAAATTGAAGTGGCTGTACTGCAGGGCCGCGGCACCGAGGATCCCCGCACCAGCTCGCCGGGCGAAATTGCCGTGCAGAACGGCGGGCACGAATGGTACGACTTCGAAGCCAAATATGTTGACGGAGCGGCTGCCGAGCTGAGCTGCCCCGCCGACCTGCCGGAGGACATTGAGGCGCGGGTGCGGGATTTGGCCGGCCTGGCCTTCGAAGCCGTTGGCGGGGAGGGACTGTCCCGGGTGGACTTCTTCTACACACCTGCCGGGAACCTGATCATCAACGAGATTAACACCATGCCCGGCTTCACCCCGATCAGCATGTACCCGCAGATGTGGGCCAAGTCCGGCCTGCAGTACACGGAATTGATTGACGAACTGATTTCTCTGGCGCTGGAGCGGAAAACCGGACTGCGCTGA
- a CDS encoding ABC transporter ATP-binding protein — protein MDLFVWVFSSFGGVKRRMDGTSNLDFQQGTPAVVIDKVSMTYKVDSSGPVSRRGIKANAARIIGRGSGTEVQALKELSLVAMQGEVIGVIGLNGSGKSTLMKLICGKVKPTEGQVFASSVPMMLGVSAALVPDLSGAHNIMLGCLAMGMSNEEILDKYDTIMELSGLEESIHLPMRSYSSGMASRLRFAIAVSIEPEILIIDEALNTGDDEFKDRTKKRMDEVRAQAGCVFLVSHSLNTIRDLCTRLVWLDKGDLLYDGEPEQGINWYRKYTAELAKKDRFAAGKIRRRMLRDLQILDIQPKVAGRRKQVTT, from the coding sequence TTGGATCTCTTTGTGTGGGTATTTTCTTCTTTTGGCGGGGTGAAGAGACGTATGGACGGGACGAGTAATTTGGACTTTCAGCAAGGGACGCCTGCAGTTGTCATCGATAAGGTTTCGATGACTTATAAGGTTGACTCCTCCGGTCCCGTCAGTCGTAGAGGTATAAAAGCTAATGCTGCCCGGATAATTGGCCGAGGCTCAGGAACAGAAGTTCAGGCCTTGAAGGAACTCTCTCTCGTTGCCATGCAGGGCGAGGTGATTGGCGTGATCGGGCTCAATGGCTCGGGTAAGAGCACGTTGATGAAGCTGATATGCGGCAAAGTGAAGCCGACGGAAGGGCAGGTTTTTGCGTCATCTGTACCCATGATGCTGGGTGTTTCAGCGGCTCTTGTGCCAGATCTTTCCGGTGCACACAACATCATGCTCGGCTGCCTAGCCATGGGAATGTCCAACGAAGAGATTTTGGACAAGTATGACACCATTATGGAGCTTTCGGGTTTAGAGGAATCGATCCATCTCCCCATGCGGTCGTACTCGTCTGGCATGGCTTCACGCCTCAGATTTGCCATCGCCGTCTCCATCGAGCCAGAAATCCTTATTATCGATGAAGCACTGAATACCGGTGACGATGAATTCAAGGACAGGACAAAAAAGAGGATGGACGAAGTCCGTGCTCAAGCAGGTTGCGTATTCCTGGTGAGCCATAGCCTTAATACGATCCGTGATCTGTGCACCCGGCTGGTTTGGTTGGACAAGGGAGACCTGCTGTACGACGGGGAGCCTGAGCAAGGAATTAACTGGTATCGGAAGTACACAGCGGAGCTGGCCAAAAAGGACCGGTTTGCCGCCGGGAAAATTCGGCGGAGGATGCTTCGTGACCTACAGATACTTGACATTCAGCCCAAAGTTGCCGGTCGGCGCAAGCAGGTAACAACGTGA
- a CDS encoding ABC transporter permease produces MTDARPAGTAELPRKRTVLLDLKGLTRVGARPTLTDYLVSLWSYRHFVLYDAKARVQSANRRDRLGSAWLLLDPLLNGLGYLIIFGLLLDSSRGIENFLGYLIIGIFLFQLSTRSIVSTSRIISSNQNVIQAFNFPRATLALAVNIREFIANIPVILMMLMLIIAMPPVEKITWLWVLILPVIVFQVIFNLGLGLLLAPMVAKVNDLVHVISFLMRFWMFASCVMFSITRYEQWPVILRIVEGNPMYIIITMVRDCLLYAQAPRWQDWAALLAWSLGSLCVGIFFFWRGEETYGRDE; encoded by the coding sequence GTGACAGACGCCCGGCCTGCAGGTACGGCAGAACTCCCGCGCAAGCGGACCGTGCTCCTGGATTTGAAAGGGTTGACCCGAGTAGGTGCCAGGCCGACGCTGACCGACTACTTGGTATCTCTGTGGAGCTACAGGCATTTCGTTCTCTATGACGCGAAGGCACGCGTGCAATCGGCCAATCGGCGCGACCGCCTGGGAAGCGCCTGGCTTCTGCTGGACCCGCTGCTTAATGGCTTAGGCTACCTGATAATTTTTGGGCTGCTCCTCGACTCAAGCAGAGGAATTGAGAATTTTCTCGGATACTTGATTATTGGTATCTTTCTGTTTCAGCTCAGTACTCGATCCATAGTGTCGACATCTCGAATTATTTCTTCGAACCAGAATGTCATCCAGGCGTTCAATTTTCCACGTGCCACACTAGCATTGGCGGTGAATATACGAGAGTTCATAGCTAATATTCCTGTCATCCTTATGATGCTCATGCTCATCATTGCTATGCCTCCAGTAGAAAAGATCACGTGGCTATGGGTCCTGATTCTGCCCGTAATTGTGTTTCAGGTCATCTTCAACCTCGGCTTGGGGTTGCTCCTGGCCCCGATGGTCGCGAAAGTTAATGATCTGGTTCATGTTATATCTTTCCTAATGCGCTTCTGGATGTTCGCCTCATGCGTGATGTTTTCTATCACCCGGTACGAGCAGTGGCCCGTGATTCTAAGAATTGTCGAGGGTAATCCTATGTACATCATCATCACGATGGTGAGGGACTGCTTACTGTATGCCCAAGCGCCGCGCTGGCAGGATTGGGCGGCATTGTTGGCATGGTCACTTGGATCTCTTTGTGTGGGTATTTTCTTCTTTTGGCGGGGTGAAGAGACGTATGGACGGGACGAGTAA
- a CDS encoding glycosyltransferase family protein, with protein MAHGASAAVKRHRVSFFGKGKQLTFEPYDVGIGGVRRSDLTVAVILDEFSSLAFQYEWNQVSLHRATWESELEVSKPDILFVESAWNGNSGQWKYELAGSSGPKKNFVALLEKCKALGIPTVFWNKEDPPHYRDFLAAAKLFDYVFTSDSDRLPHYRNDLGHDRVGVLQFAAQPALHNPVRPRNGWHERGVAFAGMYFAHKFPERREQLELLLRAATRLEAKSAAGLEIFSRHADKSADYRFPGDLEQFVRGSLSYTEMLTAYKAFKVFLNVNSVVDSPTMCARRIFEISAAGTSVVSTPSLALGQTWGAGEQFIVETAEHAEQVMESIIRNPELSDRQLHRAQRRIWSDHTYAHRAEQVISAVLPSHTIPVSVPDVSLLVSTIRPHQMRSLFQSIGNLAGVETELILATHGFHLPAYEVRDLQREFGVERVQVLERPRTVPLGDCLNDCVAASSGSVLSKMDDDDFYAPNYMMDMVHALSYSKADVVGKQAHYVFVAESDVTVLRYADREHRFTSAVMGPTITGRRDVFENVQFQGLSLGEDTAFLREVRSNGGRIYSGDRFNYFQYRGNADHTWKIPDAKITASGNVVFFGSPKDHVGI; from the coding sequence GTGGCGCACGGTGCTTCGGCGGCTGTCAAGAGACACCGTGTTTCGTTCTTCGGCAAGGGCAAGCAGCTGACGTTTGAACCCTACGACGTAGGTATAGGCGGTGTCAGACGCAGCGACCTGACTGTCGCCGTCATCTTGGACGAATTTTCCAGCCTGGCCTTCCAATACGAATGGAACCAAGTCTCTCTCCATCGGGCAACTTGGGAGTCGGAGCTCGAAGTCAGTAAGCCGGACATTTTGTTTGTTGAATCGGCGTGGAACGGCAACAGCGGGCAATGGAAGTATGAGCTAGCGGGATCGTCCGGTCCGAAGAAGAACTTTGTAGCGCTCCTTGAGAAGTGCAAAGCTTTGGGCATCCCAACTGTCTTCTGGAACAAGGAGGATCCGCCCCATTACCGGGATTTCCTGGCGGCTGCGAAACTTTTTGACTACGTGTTCACCAGCGATTCCGATCGGCTTCCTCATTATCGAAATGATCTGGGACACGACCGCGTAGGTGTCTTACAGTTTGCTGCCCAGCCCGCTCTGCACAACCCGGTCCGTCCCAGAAACGGTTGGCACGAACGCGGCGTGGCCTTCGCCGGAATGTACTTTGCCCACAAATTTCCTGAACGGCGTGAACAACTCGAACTGTTGCTCAGAGCGGCCACGCGGCTGGAGGCCAAGAGCGCTGCTGGCCTCGAGATATTCTCGCGCCATGCGGACAAGAGCGCTGATTACCGCTTCCCCGGCGACCTGGAACAATTTGTCAGGGGGTCACTCTCTTATACCGAGATGTTGACCGCTTATAAGGCCTTCAAGGTCTTCCTAAATGTCAATTCCGTTGTGGATTCACCGACGATGTGCGCAAGGCGGATCTTCGAGATCTCCGCTGCAGGAACTTCAGTGGTCAGCACACCAAGCCTCGCTTTGGGTCAGACATGGGGGGCAGGTGAACAGTTCATTGTTGAGACAGCTGAACACGCTGAACAGGTAATGGAATCCATAATTCGGAATCCAGAGCTGTCGGACCGCCAGCTCCACAGAGCGCAGCGGCGCATCTGGTCTGATCACACCTACGCGCATAGAGCGGAGCAGGTCATTTCAGCGGTGCTGCCAAGCCATACGATTCCGGTCAGCGTGCCGGACGTATCCCTGCTCGTTTCCACGATCAGACCGCACCAAATGCGCAGTCTATTTCAATCTATAGGCAACCTGGCCGGCGTGGAGACTGAACTGATTCTGGCCACACACGGGTTCCACCTGCCAGCGTATGAAGTGCGGGACCTGCAACGTGAATTTGGCGTCGAGAGGGTCCAAGTACTGGAACGGCCACGAACCGTTCCTCTAGGTGACTGCCTCAATGACTGTGTGGCTGCTTCGTCGGGATCAGTGCTTTCCAAAATGGATGATGATGATTTCTATGCGCCCAACTACATGATGGACATGGTCCACGCATTGTCCTATTCGAAGGCGGATGTTGTCGGCAAACAAGCTCACTATGTGTTTGTCGCAGAATCCGACGTCACCGTCCTCCGGTACGCCGATCGTGAGCACCGGTTCACGAGCGCCGTGATGGGGCCAACTATTACAGGCCGTAGAGATGTTTTTGAGAATGTACAATTTCAGGGACTCTCGCTCGGGGAAGACACTGCTTTTCTCCGCGAGGTTAGGAGCAACGGCGGCCGAATCTATTCGGGCGACCGCTTCAATTACTTTCAGTACCGCGGCAACGCGGATCACACATGGAAAATCCCCGATGCAAAAATCACGGCGTCGGGAAATGTCGTGTTCTTCGGTTCGCCGAAGGATCACGTAGGTATATAG
- the wecC gene encoding UDP-N-acetyl-D-mannosamine dehydrogenase, which yields MRTIETVAVIGLGYIGLPTAAVLASNGINVIGVDVKASSVEAINRGEVPFVEPDLATQVAGAVSQGKLKATLDTPVADAYIVAVPTPFKSDRSADLSYIEAAARNIAPQLIGDELIILESTSPPGATKHLGDYLISLRPDLSLDPESELPVIHVAHCPERVLPGRVMIELVTNDRIIGGLTRTAAEMARDLYLSFCQGEMHLTDSVTAEMAKLVENSFRDVNIAFANELSVISEKLNIDVWELIELANHHPRVNILQPGPGVGGHCIAVDPWFIVASAPEEAKLIRQARESNDAKPQWVLDQVRKNLPAEKPTPTVAALGLAFKANIDDLRESPAIAIVRDLAQMEGVRVLVAEPHVDHLPPALSQDGAIELHSTEDAIEAADVVLLLVDHDSFKQLDMELLRNKKVIDTRGIWR from the coding sequence ATGCGCACCATCGAGACTGTGGCCGTTATCGGCCTAGGATATATAGGCCTGCCCACAGCGGCTGTGCTGGCATCCAACGGGATTAACGTGATAGGCGTGGACGTCAAGGCGTCGTCCGTCGAGGCCATCAACCGCGGCGAAGTGCCCTTCGTTGAGCCAGACTTGGCTACACAGGTTGCCGGGGCGGTTAGCCAGGGAAAACTCAAGGCAACGTTGGACACTCCTGTGGCAGATGCTTACATAGTGGCAGTACCTACGCCCTTCAAATCAGATAGAAGCGCAGACCTCTCTTACATTGAGGCAGCGGCCAGGAATATCGCCCCGCAGCTTATCGGCGACGAACTGATCATTCTCGAATCAACCTCGCCTCCCGGGGCCACCAAGCACTTGGGCGATTACCTTATCTCCCTGCGCCCCGACCTGTCTCTGGATCCGGAATCGGAATTGCCGGTCATTCATGTGGCGCACTGCCCTGAGCGGGTTCTCCCGGGGCGGGTGATGATTGAGCTGGTGACTAATGACCGTATTATCGGCGGTCTGACTCGGACCGCGGCAGAGATGGCTCGGGATCTCTACCTATCCTTCTGCCAGGGTGAGATGCACCTGACGGATTCTGTCACAGCGGAAATGGCGAAGCTTGTGGAAAATTCGTTCCGCGACGTGAATATTGCGTTCGCCAACGAGCTCTCGGTCATCAGCGAGAAACTAAACATAGATGTCTGGGAACTCATCGAGTTGGCTAACCATCATCCACGCGTCAATATCCTGCAGCCCGGCCCGGGAGTTGGCGGACACTGCATCGCTGTGGACCCGTGGTTCATCGTGGCCAGTGCTCCTGAAGAAGCAAAGCTCATTCGGCAGGCACGAGAATCCAACGATGCCAAGCCACAGTGGGTCCTGGACCAGGTGCGGAAAAACCTGCCCGCCGAAAAACCGACGCCAACGGTTGCCGCACTCGGATTGGCCTTCAAGGCGAACATCGATGACCTACGCGAGTCGCCGGCCATCGCCATCGTTCGTGATCTGGCACAGATGGAAGGCGTCCGTGTGCTCGTTGCAGAGCCCCACGTCGACCACCTTCCACCGGCGCTCTCGCAGGATGGAGCCATCGAGCTCCATTCCACGGAAGATGCCATAGAGGCAGCTGACGTCGTTCTTTTGCTTGTTGACCATGATTCGTTCAAGCAGCTGGATATGGAACTGCTGCGAAACAAGAAGGTCATCGATACACGCGGCATCTGGCGCTAA
- a CDS encoding glycosyltransferase family 4 protein, which yields MSRRTYAPNDGGGTALRVLLLTHSYSPEHSPPERRWTQFIRMFRADGWDVDVVAPVAHAPHGRRVLPKHISGRAFRPDMGKYGERILRVPFLWHRTTRLGRLLDHCFSAAASILAGLSTKRPDVLIVTVPSLPIMGAAFIVSRLRRVPLIVDMRDAWPDIARDARLVHGGAKSLAETVIVAIQQKADLVVTVTEGFAKTLRNRGMSHVATISNGIDTATRKLLPPPPAESDRLEVLYLGNHGESQRLDTIIHAASLARDHVHLTMVGHGVQRRALMELARKLDAPVTFHEPALGQEVMEHYRAADTCVVSLRDDWKSFETTVPSKTYEVLAVGRHVTGIVLGEARDIIEASGAGTVVPSNAKSVAEMWCALQADRSLLLTGTSGRDWVETTVNIAALSSEYGRLITMVSEKGLVK from the coding sequence TTGTCTCGGCGTACCTATGCGCCGAATGATGGGGGTGGAACAGCTTTGCGGGTACTCTTGCTCACGCATTCGTATTCGCCGGAGCACAGCCCCCCGGAAAGACGATGGACGCAGTTCATCCGCATGTTCCGCGCAGACGGATGGGACGTGGATGTCGTCGCCCCCGTTGCACATGCACCTCATGGACGCCGCGTATTGCCGAAACATATTTCTGGCCGCGCCTTCCGACCCGATATGGGTAAGTACGGAGAGCGAATACTTCGGGTGCCTTTCCTGTGGCACAGAACCACCCGCTTGGGTCGACTGCTCGACCATTGTTTTTCAGCCGCTGCCAGCATTCTGGCCGGCCTCAGCACCAAACGGCCGGATGTACTGATCGTCACTGTTCCCAGCTTGCCGATCATGGGAGCCGCGTTCATAGTCTCGAGGCTCCGACGCGTCCCGCTGATCGTCGATATGCGTGATGCCTGGCCCGATATTGCACGGGACGCCCGACTGGTGCACGGCGGTGCTAAAAGCCTCGCGGAGACCGTCATCGTAGCCATTCAGCAAAAAGCTGATCTAGTGGTGACCGTGACGGAGGGGTTCGCGAAGACCCTTCGCAATCGGGGCATGTCGCATGTTGCAACAATCAGCAACGGCATAGATACCGCAACTCGAAAATTGTTGCCCCCGCCGCCGGCAGAGTCTGATCGGCTCGAAGTCTTGTATTTGGGGAATCACGGTGAGAGTCAGCGCCTCGATACGATCATCCATGCCGCCTCCCTGGCCAGAGACCATGTCCACCTCACTATGGTGGGGCACGGCGTTCAGCGCAGGGCCCTCATGGAACTGGCACGGAAGTTGGATGCGCCGGTCACCTTTCATGAGCCGGCACTCGGTCAGGAAGTCATGGAGCACTATCGTGCAGCGGATACCTGTGTGGTATCGCTGCGCGACGACTGGAAGTCATTCGAAACCACAGTCCCCTCGAAAACGTACGAAGTGCTGGCGGTAGGTCGCCATGTTACCGGGATCGTTCTTGGCGAAGCCCGAGACATTATTGAAGCATCAGGAGCCGGTACCGTGGTTCCCTCCAACGCCAAAAGTGTTGCCGAGATGTGGTGTGCGCTCCAAGCAGACCGCAGCCTTCTCCTGACGGGAACCTCGGGGAGGGACTGGGTGGAAACAACCGTGAATATCGCGGCATTGTCTTCTGAATATGGTCGTCTGATCACCATGGTTAGCGAAAAAGGGCTCGTAAAGTGA
- a CDS encoding LCP family protein has protein sequence MTQYLQDYEQPPARRRHPVRSTVIVLLVLLLTAALAAGGYLWSLARSFDSGTTTIDNALPANSPLKDPAAGESQNILLIGSDTRDPAGADARSDTMMLVHLPGDRSAVYVMSIMRDTWTEIPGYGEHKINAAMAFGGVPLVVDTVQTLFDVPIDHVAIIDFEGFQGLTDALGGVTVNNSAAFAASETGEYFPAGEIRLEGESALSFVRERYAFTDGDYQRVRNQQTFVRGLLGTILARETLTSPGKINDSVAEISPYLSVDEDLNAATVGGLAVSLRTIRSSDITMFTLPNLGVGTSADGQSIVVKDEAAIADIAEALDNDAMGEYLAANNRGQ, from the coding sequence GTGACGCAGTATCTTCAGGACTATGAGCAGCCCCCGGCCCGCCGCCGGCATCCTGTCCGCAGCACTGTCATAGTCCTTCTGGTGTTGCTGCTCACCGCCGCCCTGGCGGCCGGCGGTTACCTCTGGAGCTTGGCACGCAGCTTCGACAGCGGTACCACGACCATCGATAACGCGCTTCCGGCCAACAGCCCGCTGAAGGACCCCGCGGCGGGCGAGTCTCAGAACATCCTCCTGATTGGCAGCGACACCCGTGATCCGGCCGGCGCTGACGCGCGCTCCGACACCATGATGCTGGTTCATCTGCCAGGGGACAGAAGCGCTGTCTATGTCATGTCCATCATGCGCGACACTTGGACGGAAATACCCGGATACGGCGAGCACAAGATCAATGCCGCCATGGCCTTTGGCGGGGTTCCGTTGGTGGTTGACACCGTACAAACACTCTTTGACGTGCCGATTGACCATGTGGCCATCATCGATTTTGAAGGCTTCCAGGGCCTGACGGATGCCCTGGGCGGCGTCACGGTCAACAACTCCGCGGCCTTTGCGGCAAGTGAGACCGGAGAGTACTTCCCGGCAGGAGAAATACGGCTGGAGGGGGAGTCCGCCCTGAGCTTTGTGCGGGAGCGCTACGCCTTTACCGACGGAGACTATCAGCGGGTCCGAAACCAGCAGACCTTTGTCCGCGGCCTCCTCGGAACCATCTTGGCCAGAGAGACGCTGACCAGCCCCGGCAAGATCAATGATTCCGTGGCGGAGATCTCCCCCTACCTCAGCGTTGACGAGGACCTGAACGCTGCAACAGTGGGCGGCCTTGCCGTTTCGCTGCGTACCATCCGCAGCTCGGACATAACCATGTTCACTCTGCCGAACCTCGGTGTGGGAACGTCCGCCGACGGACAGTCTATTGTGGTCAAGGACGAGGCAGCCATCGCGGACATAGCGGAGGCGCTGGACAACGATGCCATGGGGGAATACCTGGCCGCTAACAATAGGGGACAATAA
- a CDS encoding DUF3515 domain-containing protein encodes MFPSRVALSAAILALAAGLTACTPIADVEPAPDAANPDCATIMVALPSELADQQQRETDSQATAAWGEPSKIILRCGVPVPGPTTDQCATVNGIDWILREDESTWTATTYGREPAVEVLFDPSEVSSSTLLVQLENSISRIEPTRECISSNDLQLPAQ; translated from the coding sequence ATGTTCCCCTCCCGCGTTGCCCTTTCGGCGGCGATTCTTGCCCTTGCCGCCGGCCTGACGGCCTGCACTCCCATTGCCGACGTGGAACCGGCTCCGGATGCGGCCAACCCGGACTGCGCCACCATTATGGTGGCCCTTCCCTCCGAGCTGGCGGACCAGCAGCAGCGCGAGACGGACAGCCAAGCCACCGCTGCCTGGGGAGAGCCGTCCAAAATCATCCTGCGCTGCGGAGTCCCCGTGCCTGGACCGACCACCGATCAGTGCGCCACCGTAAACGGCATTGACTGGATCCTGCGGGAAGACGAGTCCACCTGGACCGCAACGACGTACGGCCGCGAGCCAGCAGTTGAGGTTCTCTTCGATCCCAGCGAAGTGTCATCCTCCACCCTGCTGGTGCAGCTGGAAAACTCCATCTCGCGGATCGAGCCCACCCGCGAATGCATCAGCAGCAACGACCTTCAGCTGCCCGCGCAGTAG